Within Conexibacter woesei DSM 14684, the genomic segment ACCGGCGCGCCGGCGGCGCGAGCGCGGTCGAGCAACTGCGCGCTCGCGCGCACCGCGTCCTCCGCGTCGCATGCCAGCGGCGACGCGCGCTCGGTGAAGCCCAGACTCAGGTCGACGACCAGCAGTCCGGGCCGCATCGTCAGAACTCCCGCAGCAGCGAGCCGAAGCGGCGGAACGAGTCGTCGTAGCCGTTCGCCCGCAGCGCGTGCCACATCGTCGCCGCGTTGATCGCCAGGACGCGCTTGCCGAGCCAGCGCTCGGCCTCGTCCGCGAGACGCACCATCGACAGGTTCGTGCCGACCTGGACGATCGCGTCGACGCGCGGGTCGTCGAGCTCCCGCAGCACGTCGACCAGCTCGCGCTCGCTGACGTGCGCGATCGCGGTCGCCGACGGGCAGCGCAGACCCTTGAACGCGTGCACGCGGAAGCCGGACTCCTCGAAGAAGCGCGTGACGTTCTCGTCGGCGATCGGCTGGTACGGGGAGATCACCGCGATCCGCTCCGCACCGAACCGCCGCAGCGCCTCGCGGCAGGCCGTCGCGCCGGTCGTGACGTCGAGCCCGGTCGCCTCCCGCACGCGCCGCTCGAAGCGCTCGTTGCCTGCCGTGCCGCCCCAGAACGTCTCGGCGGACATGCCCATGACCATGTAGTCGGGCTCGCACGTGAGCACGTCGCGGATCGCCACGCCGAGCGAGGCGCGGATCTGCTCCAGCAGCGCCTCGAAGTCGTCGTCGGAGCCGAGCGACCCGTCGGCGATGTGCATCCGCCCCGCGTGGAACGTGATCCCCGCGGGCCGGATGTCGTTGTAGTCGTGCTCGACGACGGTGTTCGTCGACGGGACGATCGTCGCGAACTTCGCCCGCCAGGCGGCCGCGTCAGGCATTGGCGGGCACCGCGACCGCGGCGATCGCTTCGAGCGCCGCCCCGCGGCCCTCCCGGATCGCCTGTTCGAGCCCGCGCGGCGCGACGCAGTCGCCGATCATCTGGACCGGCCGTCCGGCGTCGAACAGGGCGCGCGCGTCGGCGGGCAGGCTCGTGCGCCGGCGGCCCGAGCTGACGACCCAGTCGACGTCGTCCAGCTCGATCCGCTCACGCAGCCCCCAGTGGTCGATCACGACGCGGTTGCCGCTCGACGGCAGCACCGCCGCCGGCGCGTAGACGGGCGTGCCGTGCGCGGCCAGCAGCTTGCTGAAGAAGTGCTCGAACGGCTGGTCCATCGCCGCCGTCAGCGACCCGAAGCTGGAGACGATGCGGAGGTCCGCGCCGGCCGTCAGCAGATGATGCGCCAGCGTCAGCGCGGCGTGGTCGTTGCGCTCGCTGTGCACGAGCACGATGCGGCGGCCGCGGACGTCGTGCGCCGCCAGCTCGGCAAGGCTGCCGCGGTAGAGCGGCCCGTCGTACGGCAGGTCGGGCTCGAGCGAGCGGTCGTGCCAGGGGCTGGCGTCACGCCGGGCGCCGGTCGCGACCACGACGGCGTCGTGCTCGTCGAGCAGCGGCTCGAGCGCGTCGACCTCGGCGCGCAGCCGCACGTCGACGCCCGCCTCCGCGATCCGCTCCTCGTAGAACTCGACCATCCCGGCGAACTCTGCCTTGACCGGGAAGCGGCTGGCGGCCAGCAGCATGCCGCCGACGCGCTGGCCGCCCTCGTACAGGGTCACCTCGGCGCCCTGCTCCGCCGCGGTGACAGCCGCCTCCAGGCCCGCCGGGCCGCCCCCGACGATCGCGATCCGCCGACCGGCGCCGGGGACGTCGGGCTCGGGCAGGTCCTCCAGCGCGGCGCGCGGGTTCACGCCGCAGCGCAGCGGGACGTTGAGGTGGATGCGCGTGGCGCAGACGTTGAGCCCGATGCACGGCCGCGTCCCGTGCAGGTCGCCGGCCTCGATCCGCTTGGGCAAGTCGGGGTCGGCGATCAGCGCGCGCAGCATGCCGACCAGGTCGGCCGCGCCGGACGCGAGCAGCTCCTCGCCGATGCGCGGGTGGTTGATCCGCCCGACCGTGATCACGGGGACGTCGACCTGCGCCGTGATCCGCTCCGAGTAGCCGGCCGGCTTGCCCTGCGGCACGTAGACGGACGGGATCAGCTCCTCGTAGGACTCGTGCGTGCCGTTGCTGACCGAGAGGTAGTCGATCAGGCCCGTCGCGTCGAGCCGGCGCGCGACCTCGACGGCCTCGTCGAGACCGAAGCCGCCGGGCATCCGCTCGACCGCGCAATGGCGGTAGCCGACGACGAAGTCCGGGCCCGTCGCGGCTCGCACCGCCGCGAGGATCTCGATCGCGAAGCGCAGCCGGTTCGCCAGCGACCCCCCGTACTCGTCGGTGCGCCGGTTCGTCAGCGGCGAGATGAACTGCTGGATCAGGTAGCCGTGGCTCCCGTGGATCTCGACGCCGTCGAAGCCGGCGCGCTGGTAGTTGACCGCGCCCGACACGAACGACTCGACGACCTCGGCGATCTCGCGCTGCGTCATCGCATGCGCGATCAGGTCGGAGAGCATCCCGCGGCCTTCGGACGGCGCCCACATCGGCAGCTCGGTGAAGTAGTCGGTCGCGGACTGCCCGCCGCAGTGGTAGAGCTGACCGATCACGACGCTGCCGTGCGCCTTGATCGCCTCGACCTGGTGCGCGAAGAGATCGAGCACCGCCGGGTCGCTGGGGTTCGGGTCCGGCATCTCCTCGAACGCGCCGCTGGTCGGGTGCACGCCGGCGCCGCCGGTGATGAGGAGCCCGACGCCGCCCTCGGCGCGCCGCGCCAGGTACGCCGTCTGCCGCTCCGACGGCGCCCGGTTCGCCGCGAGCACGTCGGTGTGGCCCGTCATGACGATGCGGTTGCGCAGCGTGAGGCCGGGCTTGAGCTCGAGCGGCGCCAGCAGTCGTTCATAGCGCTCAGGTGACATTTCTGCGTTCCCTCCGGCCGTTGCGTCATTGCTATCCCGCTGAGCGGGATCGCATCCCGTTGATTGGGCATAGTAGTCTTCGCCCTCGACAGATGTCAACCAGGCAGACATCAGACGCGCCGGCGGCGGCGCAGGGCACGGTGGCGCGCACGGTGCGCCTGATCCAGTGCATCGCGCAGACGGACGACGCCGTGTCCGTGGGCCAGCTGACAGCGCAGATGGACCTGCCGTCGAGCACCGTCCACCGGCTGCTGCAGCTGCTGAAGCGCGACGGGATCGTCGAGTCGGACCCGGTCGCGCGCACCTATCGCGTCGGACCGGAGCTGCATCGCCTGGCAGCGCTGATCGTCGCTCGCAGCAGCACCGCGTCGCTCGCGCTGCCGATCATGGAGCGGGTCGTCGCGGCCTGTGGCGAGACCTGCCTGCTCGCCGTCTACGACCCCGACACCCGCAAGACGATGTTCGTCGAGCAGGTGCAGTCCCACCACCCCCTGCGCTTCGAGGTCGCCGGCAACGTGCCGCTGCCGCCGACATGGGGCAGCTCGGGTCGCGTGATCCTGGCCGAGCTGCCCGACGACGAGCTGCAGGCGGTGCTCGCGGATCCGCAGCCGTCGCCGGTCGGCGGGCAGCAGCTCGGAGATCCGGCGGAGTTCGCGAAGGAGCTGCGCAAGGTGCGCGCCCGCGGTCACGACCTGACCAGAGGCGAGCTGCTCGCCGACTCCGTCGGCATCGCCGCGCCGGTCTTCCAGCGCGGCCGCGGCGTGATCGGCAGCCTCACGATCGCGATCCCGAGCGTCCGCTACCAGCCCGCGCAGCGGGCGAGCCTGATCCAGCTCGTCGGCGACGCCGCCGACGAGCTGTCGAGGCTGCTGGGTCACGAGCGCTCGGCCTGACGTTCGCGCTCAGATCACCCCCTCGCGACGCAGCTCGCCGCGCACGCCGGCCGCGAGGCCGAGCAGCCCCCCGTACACCTCGTCGTTGTGCTCGCCGTGCTCCCATGACGCGGACCAGCGCACGCCGCCGGGGGTGCGCGACAGCTTCGGCACGACGCCCGGTCCGACGTACTCGCCGAACTCCGGGTCGTCGTGGCGCAGGAGCATGTCGCGCGCGGCGAACTGCGGATCCGCGGCGATGTCGGCGATGCTGTAGACCGGGCCGCAGACGACGCCGCCGTCGTCGAGCAGCGCGTCGAGCGCCGCGGCGTCGTAGTCCTCCGCCCAGTCCGCGATGATCCCGTCGAGCTCCTCCTGGTTGGCGCCGCGCGCGAGGTGCGTGTCGAAGCGCTCGTCGGTCGCCAGCTCCGGCCGCCCCATCGCGTCCGCCAGCCGGCGGAAGAGCGTGTCCTGGTTGGCGGCGATGATCATCCACTTGCCGTCGCGGGTGCGGAAGATGTTCGACGGCGCGACGCCCTTGAGGCTCGTCCCGTTCGGCTCGCGCACGATCCCGAGCCGGTCGTACTCCGGAAGGGCGCCCTCCATCAACGCGAAGCACGCCTCGACCAGCGAGACGTCGACCACCTGACCGATCCCGTCGCCGCGCGCCTGGCGCTCGTACAGCGCGAGCAGGATCCCGTACGCGGCGAAGATGCCGGCGAGCGAGTCGCCGAGCGAGATCGCCGAGCGCGGCGGCGCCTCGCCGGGGAAGCCGGAGATGTAGCGCAGGCCGCCCATCGCCTCGGCGACCGACGCGTAGCCCGGGCGGCCGGCGTAGGGACCGGTCTGGCCGTAGCCCGAGACGCGGCAGAGGACGACCCCCGGGTTGACGGCGGCCAGCTGCTCGTATCCGAGGTTCCAGCGCTCGAGCGTTCCGGGACGGAAGTTCTCGAGCACGACGTCGCTCTGCTGCACCAGCTCCAGCATCAGCTCCTGCCCGCGGTGCTCACGCAGGTTGAGCGTGACGAACTTCTTGTTGCGCGACTGGACCGGCCACCACAGCGAGCGGCCCCTGTAACGGGCGTGCCCCCACTCGCGCAGCGGGTCGGGGCGCTCCGGAGCCTCGATCTTCAGGACCTCGGCGCCCATCTCGGCGAGCAGGCGCCCGGCGTACGGACCCGCGAGGAGCTGCCCCAGTTCGAGCACGCGCAGGCCGGCGAGCGGGCCGGGTGTTGGTTTGACATCAGAAAGCTGCATGCGTATGGTCATACCATACGAATGAAGCCTACGTCCAACGATTTCCAACAACCCGCCGGCGTCGAGATCTGCGAGGTCGGCCCGCGCGACGGGCTCCAGAACCATCCGACGCTCCTCGGCGTTCGTGACCGCATCGAGCTGGTCGAGCGCCTCTCCCGCACCGGCGTGCCGCGGCTGGAGACGACCTCGTTCGTGAACGAGCGGCGCGTCCCGGCGATGGCAGGCGCCGACGAGGTGGCGAAGGGCCTCGCCCGCTCGCCCGGCCTCCGCCGCGCCGCGCTCGTGCTCAACGAGCGCGGCTACGAGCGGCTCGCCGCCGCGGACCTCGACGAGGTGCACGTCGCGTTCGCCGCGAGCGAGGAGCTCAACCGCCGCAACCAGAACGCCTCCCCCGCGCAGTCGTGCGCGGCCGCGCTCGCGATCGTCGAGCGCGCGCACGCGGACGGGCGCAGCGCCAGCGTCACGATCGCGGCGGCGTTCGGATGCCCGTTCGAGGGCGTCGTCGACCCGGGCGTCGTGCTCGACTACGCCGCCCGCGTGATCGACGGCGGCGCCGACGAGGTCGTCTTCGCCGACACGATCGGCGTCGGCGTGCCGGCGCAGGTCCGCCGGCTGGTGGCCGGCGGACGCGCATGCGGCGGGCGCGTCGGCGTGCACCTGCACAACACGCGCAACACCGGCTACGCGAACGCGTACGCCGCGCTCGAAGCGGGCGCGCAGCTGCTGGACGCCTCGATCGGCGGGCTCGGCGGCTGCCCATTCTCACCCGGCGCGACCGGCAACATCGCGACCGAGGACCTCGTGTACCTGCTGCACGGCGAAGGGGTCTCGACCGGGATCGACCTCGACGCGCTGATCGAGGTCTCGATCTGGCTCGAGGGCGTTCTCGGCACGGACCTGCCGGGCCAGCTGCACCGCGCCGGCGGCTTCCCGCCGCCGGTCATGACCACCGCAAGCAGAGGAAGCAAGAGATGAGCACGGAGAGCCAGAAGCTCGAGGGCAAGGTCGCGATCATCACCGGGGCGGGCCAGGGGATCGGGTTGGCGATCGCGCGCCGCTACGCGCGGGAGGGCGCCAAGGTGGTGCTCGCCGACATCAACGCCGAGCGCGTGGAAGCCGCCGCGGACGCGATCGCGTCCGAGGGCTACGATGCGCTTGCCGTCCCGACCGACGTCGCCAGCAGCGACGAGGTCGACCGGCTCTTCGACAGGACGCTCGAGACGTTCGACGACGTCGACATCATGGTCAACAACGCCGCCTACACGGCCGATGCGATCCGCCACGTGCTGGAGGCCGACGAGGCATGGTGGGACCGCATGATCGACGTCAACCTCAAGGGCCACTTCCTCTGCTCGCTGCGGGCCGCGCGCATCATGGCGCCCAAGCGCTCCGGCGTGATCATCGCGACGTCGAGCGGCGGCGCGACGAAGTCACATCGCGGGATGGTGCCCTACGACGCGTCCAAGGGCGGGATCGAGGCGCTCGCGCGGGCGCTCGCGCTCGACCTCGCGCCGTACGGCATCCGCGTCGTCACGCTCGTCCCCGGGCTGATCGCACCGAACCGCACCGACGTGCCGCAGGAGCTGCTCGACGCCACCGACGCGACGGTGCCGCTCCAGCGCGCCGGCCTGCCCGAGGACCTCGCCGGTCCCGCCGTCTTCCTCGCATCCGACGACGCGGCGTACGTGACGGGCGCCAAGCTCGTGGTCGACGGCGGCGTGCTCGCGCAGCAGCGCTCGCCGCAGGTCGAGCGCTTCCCCGTCTCGAGCTTTCCGGTCGTTCCGGAGCGCGAAGCGGCGTGAGCGACGTGACGCCACGCGCCGTCGTCGTCCTCGCGCACCCCGAGCCGGACGCGTCGTTCAACGCCCACCTCGCGCGGCTGACCGCACGCACGCTCGTGGAGCGCGGCTACGAGGTCGAGACGTCGGACCTCTACGCGACCGGCTTCGATCCGCTCGAAGCGCCGGAGCACTACGCCGTCCGCCACGACCCGGACTGCTTCCGGCCCCAGACCGAGCAGCGCCACGCCGCCGACGCGGGACGGGCGCCGGACGACGTGCAGGCGGAGATCGACAAGCTCGACCGCGCCGACCTTCTCGTGCTCCAGTACCCGATGTGGTGGTACCAGCCGCCGGCGATCCTGAAGGGCTGGCTGGACCGCGTCCTCACGTACGGCGGGACCTACACGAGCAGGATGCGCTACGACCGCGGGCGCTACCGTGGCCGCCGCGCGCTGCTGTCGGTGACGACCGGCGGGCCGCAGGAGACGTTCGCGTACAACGGCCGCAACGGCGACATCGACCTGCTGCTGTGGCCGATGTGCTTCTCGTTGTACTTCGTCGGCTACGCGGTGCTGCCGCCGTTCGTGGCGTTCGGCGTCGAGTCCGGCGTCCTCTACTCCGACGCCGACGCCGTGCGGGCGCGGCTTGCCGGACACGAGGCCGCGCTCGTCGAGCGGCTGAGGACGATCGAGGCGACCGAGCCGATGGCGTTCAGCGGCTGGGAGGACTGGGACGAGGACGGCCGCCTGATCCCGGGCGCGCCCGGCCACACGCAGTTCATGCGCGCCCGTCCGTAGGCGCGCCGCCCGGCTCTCCGAGCGCCAGCGACCGGCCGGCGCCGATGCGGCGGCCGACAGCGTGCGTGCGCTCTGACCCCGTGCCGTCGGTGACCGCGACGACGTCCAGCTCCAGCTCGCCGCGCGAGACCGTCAGCTCGACGTCTCCCGCGTCGCCGACCGCGATCGTGCCCCAGGCGGTTCCGGCGACGAACGGGAAGCGCCCTGCGCGGCCGCGCAGGGCGATGCGGCGGGCGAGCGCGTCGTAGCGGAAGCCGGTCAGCGCCTCCAGCACAGACCAGCCGGACATCGCGCGGGCGTAGTGGTCGCCGCACTCGATCTCGTTGTAGGGGTTGCGCCGCGTGCCGTCGTGCCGGCGGCGAACCGCCTCGACCAGCGCCAGCCCCTCGTCCTCCAGCCCCTCGTCGATGCAGTGCGCGGCGACGGCGTACTCGACGCCGCTCCAGACCTCGTCGCAGTACCGCAGCGGGACGTCCGGCCGGCCGCCGCGCGGCCACGAGCAGACGACGAGCCCGCTGTCCTCGCCGTCGGCGAAGACCCGGTGGCCGGGCGGCTGCTCGTCCGCGACGCGCGCGCCGAAGCCCTCTCGCAGATTGTGGGCGACGATCGCGCGCAACGCGCTGCGGACGCGCTCGGGGTCGAGCAGGTGCCCGAGCTCCAGCTGGTGCGCCCACCACTGGCCCAGCAGCTGGTCCGACAGGCAGCCGTCGCCGAAGTCGTGCGGCTCGCCGGTCACCGGCTGCGCGTAGTACTCGCCGTTGAACAGCTTCTCGTAGCCGCCGCGCGCCTGCTCGAAGCGGACGCGGTAGCCGGCCGCGCCGGCGACCCCGAGCCGCAGCGCGATCTCCTCCATCGACCGCAGCGCCGCCAGCCAGAGGCCGCCGATGAGCAGATTCGGTCCGTGCAGTGCGATGTCGTACGTGCACGGCTGCTCGCCGCGCAGCACGCCGTCGCCCGCGCTGTTCCAGGTGCGGTCGACGTGGTCCATCAGCCGCACCAGCGCGTCCCAGCGGTCGGCGAGCCACGCTTCGCCGCCGCCCTGCCGCGCCTCGCGATAGGTCTTCAGGACCGCGCCGAGCATCCCGTCGAGCGCCGGCGCAGCCGGCCCGCCGATCGCGACCCCGTGCAGCTGGGGCAGCCACAGCGGCAGCACGACGCGGTGCGGCAGCGAGCCGTCGTCGCCGAGGACGTGGTCGAGCTCGACCTCGCGCATCGTCCGCGCCAAGCGGGGGAACAGCCGCGAGAGCGCCTGCTCGTAGTTGTAGACGTGCGTGCACGTGAGCGGGCAGGAGCCGCCCCAGTCGCCGTTCCAGTTCGTCGTCGACGCGCCGAGGCCGCCCTCGAAGCCGTAGCAGCGGCCGTCGCCGGTGACCATCAGCGTCGGCGACCGGATCAGCGACGCCTGCACGTCGAGCAGCTCCCGCACCGGCTGCGGCAGCGTGGCCGTCGCGGTCGACTGCGCCCACGCACGCGACGCCGCCAGCAGCTCGTCGCGTTCGCGCGCGTGGTGGCCGAGCACTTGCAGCACGCCGCGGTGCCGCTCGGCGTAGGCGTTGCCGAGCCACAGCCGGTGGCGGTTCAGGCCGCGCTCGGGGCCGAACTGGTCGAAGTCCGCGAGCCGGTTCGGCAACCACCAGGCGTGCACGACCTCGATCGTCGTCTCCTCCCCGGGCGCCAGCGCGAACGGCAGCGCGAGCCCGCCGCCCCAGGTCGTCCCGGCCGGGCTCGCGCCGACCGGCCCCGGCGGCGGCTGGTGGTCGCGCACCGCCGCGCGCACCGCCTCCGGCGAGAAGTCGCCCCGCTGGCTCGGCGCGAGCAGCTTCAGCGTCTGCGCGATGCGCAGCGCGTCGGCGACATCGGCGAAGCGCGGCAGCGGGACGCACGGCGCCGTCGAGGACAGCGCCATCTCGCCGAAGCGCGGGTCGTCCTCCGCGAGCGACGGGTTGTCCATCACGACCGCGGTCCGCTCGCCATCGCGCACGATCCGGTTGACGTTGCCGCCGAGCACGCTGCAGCGCCCGTCGCGGAACTCCGTCAGCCCGTCCCAGCCGATCAGGTTCGGCAGCGTCGCGAGCAGCCAGCCGTGCAGCTGCTCCGTGCCGCTGTTGCGCAACCGCGCACTGAAGACGACGAGCGGCAGGCCGCTGTCGGCGTCGTCCAACGGGACGAACGGCGTGTGCGCCTCCAGCTCGACCGCCAGCGGAAGCTCGGGGTCGTCGAACGCCACGCGCGCGAACGGGTAGGCGACCGACAGCGCGCTGCTCGCCATCGGCGGCCAGACGGCGAGCGGATCGGTCAGCCCGTCCGGAACGTGGTCGTCGTCCACGCACGGCGCGGGGTCTGCGGCAGCCGGCGGCGGCGCGGTCTGCAGGACCCGGCGCACGTCGGCCGGCGGCTCGATGCAGCAGGCGCGCACGGCGAACAGCGCGCCGGGCGCGAACGCGGTGTGATTCGGCCGGCCGTGGAGCTGCCACTGGCGCAGCGAGCCGTCGCCGTGCAGCGCGACGTGGCCCGCGCCGACGCCGCCGAGCGGCAGCGCCGTGGCGCGGCGCGCGTCGCCCGCGAAGCGGGAGTTGGTCGGCTCGTCGGTCACTGCGCCTCCTCCTAGATCCACCATGTCTCGGCCGTCTGCTCGGACCACGCGCTGCGCGCGACTGCCCGCACCCACGCGGCGCGCGGCTGCGCGCCGTCGAGCCGGCACCCCACACGCACCGGGAGCACCTCGCCGGGCGCCAGCTCCAGCTCCAGCTCGTCGCGCTCCAGCACGACGCCGGACGCACACAGCGACACGTGCACGCTGCTCGCGTCGCGGCCGCGGTTGGCGACAGCCGCGATCAGCTCCTCGCCGCTGCCGCCCGCCAGCGTCAGCTCGAGCGCGTCGGCGAAGTCGACGACGACCGCCAGCGTCGCGCCGGCGACCGGTGCCACCGGCAGCTCGACGGCCAGCTCCTCCCAGGCGACGCGCACGGTGCCCTCGCTCAGCCGCGGAAGCTGCTCGGCGACGAGCACGCCGCGCTCGTTCACGGCGCCGTCGATCGACGTCTCGCCGAGCGCGAGCGAGACGTGCGCCGCGACCGGCTCTCCGCGCAGCATCGCCTTGACCTTCACGCGCGGGCGCGCGGAGATCGCCGCGAGGCCCGACAGCCATGCGCCGTTGTGGAGGATCCAGTCCTCGTTCGTCAGATGGGCCGGCCGGTCGGCGAGGTCGTCGAGGTGCACGAGCTGGAACTGCGGCGTCGCCGAGAAGCCGTTGGCGATCGATCCGGCGATCCCGCTCAGGACCTCGACCGCGTGCTCGCCGACGCCGGCGATCATCGACACGCCGCGGTGCCCTCCCTCGCCGTCGGGGACGCCGGCGTTGGCGCCGGCGATCCATTGCAGCTGACGCACCGCGAGCGCTTCGAGCGCCGGGTCCTGGAGCTGGCGGGCGAGCACCATGCAGGTGCGCGCCATCCGCGCGTACGCGCCGTTGAAGCCGTGCCACGCCGGGCCGAAGAAGCGGACCTCGCCCTCGCAGTCGCCGAGCGGCAGGATCGAGAACGGCGACAGCGCGCACGCCGGCTTCAGGTAGCCCTCGGCGTAGCGCCGCAGCAGCGCGCGCCAGCGGTCGGCGTCCGCGTCGTCGGGGAACAGGTCGAGCAGCGCGGCGACGCCGCTCAGCTCGTCGGGCAGGACCGCGCCGCAGTTGTAGCCCCAGCCGACGTGCTCCCAGGCGCGTTGCGCGAGCGTCCCGTGCGCCCACGCGCGGAAGTGCCCGTACAGGCCGTGGGTGTGCTCGCTCGGATCGAGGCGCTGACGCTCCGCCACCGCGGCCGCGTAGGCGATCGCCGCCCGGCGATAGCGCAGGTCGTTCGTCCCGCGGTACAGCTCCGCGCCCGCGGCCACGAGCACCAGCAGGTCGCGCGTGCGCAGCTCGGCCGGCGGGAGCCACGGCGGGTACTGCCCGAAGATCGCGCGCGTCGCGGCGATCTCGTCGCGCACCGCGTCGGCCGGCCGTTCGGCGCGCTCAGTGCACCACGCCCAGCCACGCTTGGCCGCCTCCAACGGCGGACCGGCGGCGAGCGTCTGCGACGCGCGCGCCAGCGCGAGCGTCGCGAGCGCGCAGAGGTGCCAGACGGTGTGCTCGCGCGCGATGTAGTGCTCGTTCATGAACGAGCCGTCGTCGCGCTGGCAGGCGGTCAGGTACTCCGCGCCGTGCGCGAGATGCGCGCGCAGGCGCTCGGCCTCGAGCGCCGGCAGCGCCGCGCCGAACGTCTCCAGCGCGTCCGCGAGCCCGAGCACCATCACGGCGTGGCTCTCGACGCCGCGCCCGTCGAACGCGCAGTCCTGCCAGCCGAGCTTGCCGCCGACGCGTGCGTCGAGGTTGTCGGCCGAGCACAGCAGCAGCGTCGCGGCGACGAGCGCGTCGGCGGCGATCTCCAGTGTCGCGTGGGAGCTGCCGAGCGTCAGGCGGTAGCGGCCGGGCTCGCGCAGCGCGCCGAGGTCGGCCGTCCACCACCTGGTGCCCCACAGCTCGCCCCACGGCGTGACCGTCAGCTCGGCGAGCGGGCCGTCCCCGGAGCGCTCCTCGCGCGACACGACGAGCGGCCCCGGGTCGACGCCGGGCGCGTCGCCCGCGTCCGCGCGGACGACCACGACCTTCGGGTCCTCCGGGCGCAGGCCGAGCTGGGAGACGAGCAGGGACGCCACGCTCAGCCCTTGATCCCGGACATCTTCACGCCCTCGACGATCCGTCGCTGCAACACGACGAACAGCACGATCGTCGGCACCGACGCGATCACGGCGGCCGCCATCAGCAGGTTCCACTTGACGGTGTACTGGCCCTGGAACTGAATCAGCCCGATCGGCACGGTCCACATGTCGGAGGAGTTGGTCACGATCAGCGGCCAGAGGAAGCGGTCCCAGTTGCCGATGAAGTAGATGATGCCGAGCGCCGAGAGCATCGGATACGAGGTCGGCAGCACGATCCGGAAGAACGTCTGGAGCGGTCCGAGCCCGTCGATCGTCGCCGCCTCGCGCAGCTCCTTCGGGAAGCTCATGTAGTACTGCCGCATCAGGAAGATCCCGAACGCGTGCGGGATCCACGGCACGATCATGCCCTGGTAGGTGTCGATCCAGCCGAGCTCCTTCGTCAGCTGCAGCAGCGGGACGATCAGCGAGTAGAACGGCACCATCATCGTCGTCAGGATCAGCATGAAGACGACGTTGCGACCGCGGAAGCGCAGGCAGGCGAGCGCGTACCCTGCCATCGCGTGCAGGATCAGCGCGACGGCCGTCACCGTCACGGCGACGATCAGCGAGTTGAGCATGTAGCGCGCGAACGCGACCTCGCTGAAGACGTCGAGGTAGTTGCTCCACTGCGGGTCGGCCGGCAGCAGTCTCGGCGGGTACTGCAGCACCTCCGCGTTCGTCTTCAGCGACGCCGACAGCATCCACGCGAACGGGAAGAACATCACGAACGCGATCACCGTCATCGTCACGCGCACGAGCCAGATGCGCGAGGTCGCGCTACTCATCGCGCAGCCCTCCCTTGAAGACCCGCAGCTGCACGAGCGTGACGACCATGATGATCACGAACAGGACGACGGAGGCGGCCGAGGCCGGGCCCATCTTCAGGTATCTCAGCGCCTGGTCGTAGATGTAGTAGACCTGGACGTAGGTTGCGTGGTCCGGGCCGCCCTTGGTCATCACGAAGATCTGGTCGAAGTCCTGCAGCGCCGTGATGACGCTCATGACGGTGACGAACAGGATCGTCGGACGCAGCAGCGGCAGCGTGATGCTGCGGAAGCGCCG encodes:
- a CDS encoding maleate cis-trans isomerase family protein, with the protein product MPDAAAWRAKFATIVPSTNTVVEHDYNDIRPAGITFHAGRMHIADGSLGSDDDFEALLEQIRASLGVAIRDVLTCEPDYMVMGMSAETFWGGTAGNERFERRVREATGLDVTTGATACREALRRFGAERIAVISPYQPIADENVTRFFEESGFRVHAFKGLRCPSATAIAHVSERELVDVLRELDDPRVDAIVQVGTNLSMVRLADEAERWLGKRVLAINAATMWHALRANGYDDSFRRFGSLLREF
- a CDS encoding oxidoreductase: MSPERYERLLAPLELKPGLTLRNRIVMTGHTDVLAANRAPSERQTAYLARRAEGGVGLLITGGAGVHPTSGAFEEMPDPNPSDPAVLDLFAHQVEAIKAHGSVVIGQLYHCGGQSATDYFTELPMWAPSEGRGMLSDLIAHAMTQREIAEVVESFVSGAVNYQRAGFDGVEIHGSHGYLIQQFISPLTNRRTDEYGGSLANRLRFAIEILAAVRAATGPDFVVGYRHCAVERMPGGFGLDEAVEVARRLDATGLIDYLSVSNGTHESYEELIPSVYVPQGKPAGYSERITAQVDVPVITVGRINHPRIGEELLASGAADLVGMLRALIADPDLPKRIEAGDLHGTRPCIGLNVCATRIHLNVPLRCGVNPRAALEDLPEPDVPGAGRRIAIVGGGPAGLEAAVTAAEQGAEVTLYEGGQRVGGMLLAASRFPVKAEFAGMVEFYEERIAEAGVDVRLRAEVDALEPLLDEHDAVVVATGARRDASPWHDRSLEPDLPYDGPLYRGSLAELAAHDVRGRRIVLVHSERNDHAALTLAHHLLTAGADLRIVSSFGSLTAAMDQPFEHFFSKLLAAHGTPVYAPAAVLPSSGNRVVIDHWGLRERIELDDVDWVVSSGRRRTSLPADARALFDAGRPVQMIGDCVAPRGLEQAIREGRGAALEAIAAVAVPANA
- a CDS encoding IclR family transcriptional regulator: MSTRQTSDAPAAAQGTVARTVRLIQCIAQTDDAVSVGQLTAQMDLPSSTVHRLLQLLKRDGIVESDPVARTYRVGPELHRLAALIVARSSTASLALPIMERVVAACGETCLLAVYDPDTRKTMFVEQVQSHHPLRFEVAGNVPLPPTWGSSGRVILAELPDDELQAVLADPQPSPVGGQQLGDPAEFAKELRKVRARGHDLTRGELLADSVGIAAPVFQRGRGVIGSLTIAIPSVRYQPAQRASLIQLVGDAADELSRLLGHERSA
- a CDS encoding CaiB/BaiF CoA transferase family protein, with translation MQLSDVKPTPGPLAGLRVLELGQLLAGPYAGRLLAEMGAEVLKIEAPERPDPLREWGHARYRGRSLWWPVQSRNKKFVTLNLREHRGQELMLELVQQSDVVLENFRPGTLERWNLGYEQLAAVNPGVVLCRVSGYGQTGPYAGRPGYASVAEAMGGLRYISGFPGEAPPRSAISLGDSLAGIFAAYGILLALYERQARGDGIGQVVDVSLVEACFALMEGALPEYDRLGIVREPNGTSLKGVAPSNIFRTRDGKWMIIAANQDTLFRRLADAMGRPELATDERFDTHLARGANQEELDGIIADWAEDYDAAALDALLDDGGVVCGPVYSIADIAADPQFAARDMLLRHDDPEFGEYVGPGVVPKLSRTPGGVRWSASWEHGEHNDEVYGGLLGLAAGVRGELRREGVI
- a CDS encoding hydroxymethylglutaryl-CoA lyase — protein: MKPTSNDFQQPAGVEICEVGPRDGLQNHPTLLGVRDRIELVERLSRTGVPRLETTSFVNERRVPAMAGADEVAKGLARSPGLRRAALVLNERGYERLAAADLDEVHVAFAASEELNRRNQNASPAQSCAAALAIVERAHADGRSASVTIAAAFGCPFEGVVDPGVVLDYAARVIDGGADEVVFADTIGVGVPAQVRRLVAGGRACGGRVGVHLHNTRNTGYANAYAALEAGAQLLDASIGGLGGCPFSPGATGNIATEDLVYLLHGEGVSTGIDLDALIEVSIWLEGVLGTDLPGQLHRAGGFPPPVMTTASRGSKR
- a CDS encoding SDR family NAD(P)-dependent oxidoreductase — translated: MSTESQKLEGKVAIITGAGQGIGLAIARRYAREGAKVVLADINAERVEAAADAIASEGYDALAVPTDVASSDEVDRLFDRTLETFDDVDIMVNNAAYTADAIRHVLEADEAWWDRMIDVNLKGHFLCSLRAARIMAPKRSGVIIATSSGGATKSHRGMVPYDASKGGIEALARALALDLAPYGIRVVTLVPGLIAPNRTDVPQELLDATDATVPLQRAGLPEDLAGPAVFLASDDAAYVTGAKLVVDGGVLAQQRSPQVERFPVSSFPVVPEREAA